In the Paenibacillus sp. FSL H7-0357 genome, one interval contains:
- a CDS encoding alpha/beta fold hydrolase, translated as MEHWIRVEPQVNVYVNDINPLGRKTILFIHGWPVNHKMFEYQCNRLVPMGYRCIGMDMRGFGNSDKPLSGYDYNRLADDIRCVIGALGLRDITLAGHSTGGAVTIRYMARHNGYGVSKLALFASAAPSLIQRPGFPYGTTKEAIDQIIQATYQDRPKMLHDFGEQFFYQKVSQPFSDWFFQLGLQAASWSTIAVSNAWLAEVLFQDLPKIQVPTLILHGIHDQVCYYPLAVVQHQGIKNSVLVPFENSGHGLFYDECEKFNRELSRFVG; from the coding sequence ATGGAACATTGGATTAGAGTAGAACCGCAGGTGAATGTATATGTAAATGATATCAACCCGCTAGGCAGGAAAACGATATTGTTCATCCATGGCTGGCCTGTGAACCACAAGATGTTCGAATATCAGTGCAATCGTCTGGTGCCCATGGGATATCGCTGTATCGGAATGGATATGCGGGGATTCGGGAATTCGGATAAACCTCTGAGCGGATACGACTACAATCGGTTAGCGGATGATATCCGGTGTGTTATCGGGGCCTTAGGGCTTCGGGACATTACACTCGCGGGACACTCCACCGGAGGAGCTGTAACTATACGTTATATGGCCCGCCACAACGGGTATGGGGTGTCCAAACTTGCGCTTTTCGCCTCGGCTGCTCCCAGCCTGATTCAGCGGCCCGGTTTTCCTTATGGCACCACAAAAGAAGCTATAGATCAGATCATTCAAGCGACCTATCAGGATCGGCCCAAGATGCTGCATGACTTCGGAGAACAATTCTTCTATCAAAAAGTATCGCAGCCGTTCTCGGACTGGTTCTTCCAATTAGGACTGCAGGCAGCGAGCTGGTCCACTATAGCCGTCTCCAACGCCTGGCTCGCCGAAGTATTATTTCAGGATCTCCCAAAAATACAGGTCCCTACTTTGATTCTTCATGGCATCCATGATCAAGTTTGTTACTACCCTTTGGCTGTGGTGCAGCATCAAGGGATAAAGAATTCTGTGCTTGTGCCATTCGAGAATAGCGGCCACGGATTGTTCTATGACGAATGCGAAAAATTCAACCGGGAACTATCCAGGTTTGTCGGGTAG